In Populus alba chromosome 9, ASM523922v2, whole genome shotgun sequence, a genomic segment contains:
- the LOC118034763 gene encoding kiwellin-like, which produces MHTPCLKHAQTWKTQCLLCLFPSFSSSSLFHCLQALPFLHLICINGKCNDDPDVGTRTGESPSFTKASLTLNDFSEGGEGGAPSECDENFHERTERVVALSTGRNAGGSRCGKMMKIRARNGRSVLAKAVDECDSKNGCDSEHAGLPPWRNNIVDGSDAVWKL; this is translated from the coding sequence ATGCACACTCCTTGCTTGAAACATGCACAAACATGGAAAACACAATGCCTTTTGTGTCTCTTTCCCTcgttttcatcatcatctcttttCCACTGCCTTCAAGCACTGCCATTTCTTCACCTCATTTGCATTAATGGAAAGTGCAATGATGACCCTGATGTTGGGACTCGCACTGGAGAAAGTCCTTCTTTTACTAAAGCTAGCCTAACACTCAATGACTTTAGCGAAGGAGGGGAAGGTGGAGCCCCATCGGAGTGTGACGAGAACTTTCATGAGAGGACGGAACGCGTGGTGGCGCTGTCCACTGGGAGGAATGCTGGAGGATCAAGATGTGGAAAGATGATGAAGATAAGAGCACGAAATGGAAGGAGCGTGCTAGCTAAGGCGGTGGATGAGTGTGACTCGAAGAATGGGTGCGACAGCGAACATGCTGGCTTGCCACCTTGGAGGAACAATATTGTCGATGGGTCGGATGCGGTTTGGAAGCTTTGA